From a region of the Methanothrix sp. genome:
- a CDS encoding dipeptide/oligopeptide/nickel ABC transporter ATP-binding protein, with the protein MYLRAQNVSRVYHEGLLLRRERHVLRNVTLEVEEGQTMGLFGPSGSGKTTLARILAGLERPSSGAVIFNGSDLRDMRGHDFIRFRRAVQMVFQDPESSLNPMKTIERSFREVLDLLGIPGDEHMEIIRDALEGVGMSEEVLCRFPRQLSGGQNQRIVLARALLLNPKIVILDEPTSSLDVSVQAQILNLLRDVQRRRGMGYLYISHHPAVIRFMSDHVCELHDGMVVFKGRVEKWNSRATVPLSRMIPTIDA; encoded by the coding sequence GTGTACCTGAGGGCACAGAATGTGAGCAGGGTGTACCATGAAGGGCTGCTCCTCCGCAGAGAGCGGCATGTGCTCCGAAATGTCACACTTGAGGTCGAGGAAGGACAGACTATGGGGCTCTTCGGTCCCTCTGGATCGGGAAAGACGACTCTGGCGAGGATACTCGCAGGGCTTGAGCGCCCATCATCAGGAGCGGTGATCTTCAACGGCAGTGACCTGCGCGATATGAGAGGGCATGATTTCATAAGGTTCAGAAGAGCTGTGCAGATGGTGTTCCAGGATCCGGAATCATCGCTCAATCCGATGAAGACAATAGAGAGGTCCTTCCGGGAGGTGCTGGATCTGCTTGGAATACCGGGAGATGAGCATATGGAGATCATAAGAGATGCGCTGGAGGGTGTGGGGATGTCTGAGGAGGTTCTGTGCCGCTTTCCCAGGCAGCTCTCCGGGGGACAGAACCAGAGGATCGTGCTCGCCAGAGCTCTTCTGCTGAACCCGAAGATAGTGATACTGGATGAGCCCACATCCTCGCTGGACGTCTCGGTCCAGGCGCAGATCCTGAATCTCCTCAGGGATGTGCAGCGGAGAAGGGGCATGGGCTACCTCTACATCTCGCATCACCCTGCTGTGATAAGGTTCATGTCAGATCATGTCTGTGAGCTTCATGATGGTATGGTTGTGTTCAAGGGGCGGGTCGAAAAATGGAATTCTAGAGCCACAGTACCTCTGAGCCGCATGATTCCCACGATCGATGCTTGA
- a CDS encoding ABC transporter ATP-binding protein: MSLLELHQLSVTFDTPAGSVKAASDVSLALDEHETLALVGETGCGKSVIANAVLRLLPENARVTGRVIYRGTDLMRLSEREMSRIRGRDIAIIFQNPSAALNPVHRILDQVSEPLLIHLDLPKQRALHEADGLLRALGLNGAGRLYPFQLSGGMNQRAMIACSSILRPRVLIADEPTKGLDQGMVDAALGLIGSVRDESGASLIMITHDLDVALSSSDRIAVMYCGEIVEMGRTEDVLCDPAHPYTKALRESMPDRGFRPIPGNTPSMIDPPEGCRFHPRCPLRTSACSRERPSLNKSRGRSVRCWRCT, translated from the coding sequence ATGTCGCTTCTTGAGTTGCACCAGCTTTCAGTCACCTTCGACACCCCTGCTGGCTCTGTGAAGGCAGCATCCGATGTCTCCCTGGCGCTCGATGAGCATGAAACGCTGGCGCTCGTGGGCGAGACCGGATGCGGGAAATCTGTGATTGCAAACGCTGTCCTGAGACTTCTCCCGGAGAATGCGAGGGTCACGGGCAGGGTGATCTACAGGGGGACGGATCTGATGAGGCTGAGCGAGCGGGAGATGTCGCGCATACGGGGCAGGGATATCGCGATCATATTCCAGAACCCATCTGCAGCCCTCAACCCCGTCCACAGAATACTGGATCAGGTCTCTGAACCGCTGCTGATCCATCTCGATCTCCCGAAACAGAGGGCCCTTCATGAGGCTGATGGGCTCCTCCGCGCCCTCGGACTGAACGGAGCCGGGCGTTTGTATCCATTTCAGCTCTCCGGCGGAATGAACCAGCGGGCTATGATCGCATGCTCTTCGATTCTCAGGCCCAGGGTACTGATAGCGGATGAGCCGACCAAGGGCCTGGATCAGGGAATGGTGGATGCTGCGCTGGGGCTGATCGGATCCGTGAGAGATGAGAGCGGTGCGTCCCTCATCATGATAACCCACGATCTCGATGTCGCCCTTTCGAGCTCAGACAGAATCGCTGTGATGTACTGCGGTGAGATCGTGGAGATGGGAAGAACAGAGGATGTGCTCTGCGATCCGGCGCATCCGTACACAAAAGCACTCCGTGAGAGCATGCCTGATCGCGGGTTCAGGCCCATACCTGGAAACACCCCATCGATGATCGATCCCCCTGAGGGATGCAGGTTCCATCCAAGGTGCCCGCTGAGGACAAGCGCATGCTCGCGTGAAAGGCCATCCCTCAACAAATCACGTGGAAGATCTGTGAGGTGCTGGAGGTGTACCTGA
- a CDS encoding ABC transporter permease, with amino-acid sequence MSCGFSASKRSLLSNPGALVLLAFLLMAVLAPYLAPHDPWKRYEPYLSPSRDHPLGTNDMGNDILSELIFGSRVSLGVGLGSAIIATLIGTIAGASAGYFRGWMDEVLMGITDIFLMIPQIPLVIVVAAFLKPSAIMITLLMGLLWWTSLARIVRSRVLQVREMAFVEAAKVIGFSDRHIILTDILPNTIHVIMPKFMLTVASAMIAEASLSFLGLGDPNAKSWGMIINFAFSRGGFLNGCWWWYMPPGICITLSVLSLVSMSMLLEEDRVTENVAS; translated from the coding sequence ATGAGCTGTGGCTTCTCAGCATCAAAAAGATCTCTGCTATCAAATCCGGGGGCTCTGGTACTTCTCGCATTTCTGCTCATGGCGGTCCTCGCCCCGTACCTAGCTCCACACGATCCCTGGAAGCGGTATGAGCCGTACCTGAGCCCGAGCCGGGATCATCCTCTGGGGACCAACGACATGGGCAATGATATCCTCTCTGAGCTCATATTCGGATCGAGGGTTTCACTCGGCGTCGGTCTCGGATCTGCTATCATCGCCACCCTGATAGGAACCATTGCTGGAGCATCTGCAGGCTATTTCAGGGGATGGATGGACGAGGTGCTGATGGGAATCACTGACATATTCCTCATGATACCACAAATACCTCTGGTGATTGTTGTCGCCGCATTCCTGAAACCAAGCGCCATCATGATCACACTGTTAATGGGCCTCCTCTGGTGGACCTCGCTCGCCAGGATCGTGCGGTCCAGGGTTCTCCAGGTCAGGGAGATGGCGTTTGTGGAGGCTGCGAAGGTCATCGGGTTCTCTGACAGACATATAATCCTCACAGATATTCTGCCAAATACGATTCACGTGATCATGCCCAAATTCATGCTGACCGTTGCCTCAGCGATGATCGCCGAGGCCTCGCTGTCATTTCTGGGGCTGGGGGATCCGAACGCGAAGAGCTGGGGGATGATAATAAACTTCGCATTCTCAAGAGGTGGATTCTTAAATGGTTGCTGGTGGTGGTACATGCCGCCAGGGATATGCATAACGCTTTCAGTTCTTTCGCTCGTGAGCATGAGCATGCTCCTGGAGGAGGACAGGGTGACCGAGAATGTCGCTTCTTGA
- a CDS encoding ABC transporter permease, producing the protein MNPARYVISLFVILSLNFAIPRAMPGDTMTNLLGEDVILSDDLVQEMRREMGLDLPLREQYIMYWKEILRLNLGYSYHFHSPVLPLVLGRMKWTLLLAAPPVITGALLGTLLGALAGWRNSMSSRLQTFIFLIIYSTPPYFLAILSLYIFGFQLGWVPMKGFYTTGSPGNIVHHIMLPVILMSLFSASRNHMIMRGSVIQERRSLYALYARAKGLHDSQILFRHVFRNAALPIITLIALDFGFIFSGALFIEMVFSMRGMGDLIYSALLYRDYPVLQGSFLIITVMVITANMFADALYGLLDPRVRGR; encoded by the coding sequence ATGAATCCTGCCAGGTATGTGATCTCACTTTTTGTCATACTCTCGCTGAACTTCGCCATACCGAGGGCGATGCCCGGCGATACCATGACGAACCTCCTCGGCGAGGATGTGATTCTGAGCGATGATCTGGTGCAGGAGATGAGGAGAGAGATGGGGCTGGACCTGCCACTGAGAGAGCAGTACATCATGTACTGGAAGGAGATCCTGCGCCTGAATCTCGGCTACTCGTACCACTTCCATTCTCCGGTTCTGCCGCTCGTTCTGGGGAGGATGAAATGGACTCTGCTTCTTGCAGCTCCGCCTGTGATCACCGGGGCTCTTCTGGGAACGCTTCTCGGAGCGCTTGCCGGCTGGAGGAATAGCATGAGCTCTCGCCTGCAGACGTTCATCTTTCTCATCATCTACTCCACTCCACCCTACTTTCTGGCTATTCTATCCCTCTACATATTTGGTTTCCAGCTGGGCTGGGTTCCAATGAAGGGTTTTTACACCACAGGTTCTCCCGGAAACATAGTTCATCATATCATGCTTCCTGTGATCCTGATGAGCCTCTTCTCAGCCTCCCGGAACCACATGATCATGAGGGGAAGCGTGATCCAGGAGAGAAGGAGTCTGTATGCACTGTATGCGAGGGCAAAAGGACTCCACGACAGTCAGATCCTATTCAGGCATGTCTTCAGAAACGCAGCCCTTCCGATAATAACACTGATCGCTCTGGATTTTGGATTCATATTCAGCGGAGCACTTTTCATAGAGATGGTCTTCTCGATGCGTGGAATGGGGGATCTCATCTACAGCGCGCTTCTCTACAGGGATTACCCCGTGCTTCAGGGCTCGTTTCTCATAATAACCGTAATGGTGATAACAGCGAACATGTTCGCGGATGCACTCTATGGCCTTCTTGATCCGAGGGTGAGGGGCAGATGA
- a CDS encoding class I SAM-dependent methyltransferase gives MSVWVDQWREFIRRTSYIRHLRERGISNDQFWREYEIYDEILELMGYPGRILDRISSLIHPGSTVLDIGAGTGAFAIPLSRIAGRIIALDPSEHQLQVLMRKARGVDNIKALCDAWPEAEISDRIDYTLAAYSLFQEDVEAFLRRMMEVSHLGVFIVFRAEPPDPLNDFAYGPRPHVDHRCLHSILRDMGHDFDVELFPRDYRLPIGYVLKQYRYSERSPEEIMDYLRSTGRLDDEMRVSFHSTDALLYTLRHAES, from the coding sequence ATGAGCGTTTGGGTGGATCAGTGGAGGGAGTTCATCCGGAGAACAAGCTACATTCGCCATCTGAGGGAGAGAGGCATATCGAACGACCAGTTCTGGAGGGAGTACGAGATCTACGACGAGATCCTGGAGCTGATGGGCTATCCGGGGAGGATCCTCGACAGGATCTCCTCCCTGATCCATCCCGGCTCCACGGTTCTAGACATAGGCGCTGGCACGGGCGCCTTCGCCATACCTCTTTCCAGAATCGCAGGAAGGATCATCGCGCTGGACCCCTCTGAGCACCAGCTGCAGGTTCTGATGAGAAAGGCCAGGGGAGTCGATAACATCAAAGCCTTATGCGATGCGTGGCCGGAGGCTGAGATCTCTGACAGGATCGATTACACGCTTGCCGCTTACAGCCTCTTCCAGGAGGATGTGGAGGCATTTCTTCGCAGGATGATGGAGGTCTCGCATTTGGGCGTCTTCATAGTCTTCAGGGCCGAGCCTCCGGATCCACTGAACGATTTTGCATACGGTCCCAGACCACATGTCGATCACAGATGCCTGCACAGCATTCTGAGAGATATGGGCCATGACTTTGATGTTGAGCTCTTCCCGAGGGATTACAGGCTCCCCATCGGATACGTGCTGAAGCAGTACAGGTACTCAGAGAGATCTCCGGAGGAGATAATGGATTACCTGCGCAGCACAGGCAGGCTTGATGATGAGATGCGGGTCAGCTTCCACAGCACCGACGCACTGCTCTACACCCTCAGGCACGCGGAGAGCTGA
- a CDS encoding ABC transporter substrate-binding protein translates to MKNLHKKLAILVLILTTTAVIQCGSADETVLRIGTQDVVKSASILGDSSMGVFAHLSNPPLMRMNPDGTLSGQTAKSYSVSEDGTTWRFEIDDNLYWSDGTKLTPEDVKFTFEYIADKYPPAGWIKNTVDEIAVDGNAVVFKLKKPYSRLNLEFTTYNILPKHVWETIDKPTEYTDEGAIVGCGPFVIDKTDLGAGVIYFKRNPYWKGREPKIDSIELHMYENSDVLSMALEKGDVDAYYKYAGTYPYTGIRKLMDTGKFDFVEKDNVGLVFLGFNLNREPMSDLKFREAVSYAINYTEILQIDALGYGSVPNRGFVPPSMAYFKDTPALEYNPEKAREILDEAGYRDRNGNGILEDSGGNDMKLLLLARSKFQRVAELVKEYLSAVGIDAELKVVDDATWIKLKDEYQYDLTITRTTPWGMMMHANWGTGYFDSRRTGEGVLHVLSDPNFQKLCDDILAARSDEELKEYAHSVQDYYAENLPGIALYWNKVFTPYNKKWTGWSSDPLYGIYNLENFLNVERVA, encoded by the coding sequence ATGAAGAATTTACATAAAAAGCTCGCCATATTGGTCTTAATTTTAACGACAACCGCTGTGATTCAATGCGGCTCTGCAGATGAGACTGTGCTCAGGATAGGCACTCAGGATGTGGTCAAATCTGCCAGCATCCTGGGCGATTCCAGCATGGGGGTCTTCGCACACCTCTCCAACCCGCCGCTTATGAGGATGAACCCTGACGGCACTCTCAGCGGTCAGACCGCAAAGAGCTACTCTGTCTCAGAGGATGGGACTACCTGGAGGTTCGAGATAGATGATAACCTCTACTGGAGCGATGGCACGAAGCTCACTCCAGAGGACGTGAAGTTCACGTTCGAGTACATCGCCGATAAGTACCCACCAGCCGGCTGGATCAAAAATACAGTTGATGAGATAGCAGTTGATGGGAATGCCGTTGTATTCAAGCTCAAAAAGCCCTACTCCCGGCTGAACCTCGAGTTCACCACATACAACATACTGCCGAAGCATGTGTGGGAGACGATAGATAAGCCGACCGAATACACTGATGAGGGCGCAATCGTCGGTTGCGGTCCTTTTGTCATCGATAAAACAGACCTCGGGGCTGGTGTGATATACTTCAAGAGGAACCCCTACTGGAAGGGCAGGGAGCCGAAGATCGATTCAATAGAGCTGCACATGTATGAGAACTCAGATGTTCTGTCAATGGCGCTCGAGAAGGGAGACGTCGATGCATACTACAAGTACGCTGGCACGTATCCATACACAGGCATTCGAAAGCTGATGGATACCGGAAAATTCGATTTTGTGGAGAAGGACAACGTTGGCCTGGTCTTCCTGGGATTCAATCTGAACAGGGAACCGATGTCAGATCTCAAATTCAGGGAAGCAGTGTCATACGCCATAAACTACACGGAGATCCTCCAGATCGATGCCCTGGGATACGGCTCTGTTCCGAACCGCGGGTTTGTGCCGCCCAGCATGGCGTACTTCAAGGATACGCCAGCTCTTGAGTACAATCCTGAAAAGGCCAGGGAGATCCTGGATGAGGCGGGATACAGGGACCGGAACGGCAACGGGATTCTGGAGGATTCAGGCGGCAATGACATGAAGCTTCTCCTCCTCGCACGCTCGAAGTTCCAGAGGGTCGCAGAGCTGGTGAAGGAGTACCTCTCAGCTGTGGGCATAGATGCAGAGCTGAAGGTCGTGGACGATGCGACATGGATAAAGCTCAAGGATGAGTACCAGTATGACCTCACCATCACCAGGACAACTCCCTGGGGAATGATGATGCATGCGAACTGGGGAACCGGCTACTTCGACTCACGCAGGACCGGAGAGGGTGTGCTCCACGTCCTGAGCGATCCCAACTTCCAGAAGCTCTGCGATGACATTCTCGCTGCCAGGAGCGATGAGGAGCTTAAGGAGTACGCGCACAGCGTACAGGACTACTACGCTGAGAACCTGCCTGGCATAGCGCTGTACTGGAACAAGGTGTTCACACCGTACAACAAGAAATGGACCGGCTGGAGCTCAGACCCGCTGTATGGTATCTACAACCTGGAGAACTTCCTGAATGTAGAGAGGGTTGCATGA
- a CDS encoding elongation factor EF-2 — MGKRKKIAERVIALMDRPEMIRNIGIVAHIDHGKTTLSDNLLAGAGMISMELAGKQLFMDFDPLEQARGITIDAANVSMVHEYEGKEYLINMIDTPGHVDFGGDVTRAMRAVDGAVVVVDAVEGAMPQTETVLRQALREGVRPVLFVNKVDRMINELKVEKKEMAVRLGKVIDSINKLIRSMDEEHYKAGWRLDAANGSVAFGSALYNWAISVPQMKKTGIGFDQVYEYCRSDRMKELAQKCPLYVAVNDMIIRFLPSPLEAQKNRIRVIWKGDWNSPVGKAMAACDPNGPVAFMVTKIKVDPHAGEVATGRLFSGTLVRGMELHISGVPHTNRIQQTGIMMGAERIEVERIPAGNIAAVTGLRDAIVGSTVSSDPNMTPFEVIKHVSEPVMTVAVEAKNMRDLPKLIEVLRQTAKEDPTLQITINEETGEHLMAGMGELHLEIVATRIQRDKGVEIKTSPPIVVYRESVTGKAGPVEGKSPNHHNRFYIEIEPLEPGVIEVLKEGKINMKMEEVERRKILIDAGMDKEEARNVVNFIGTNMFLNMTKGVQYLKETMELILEGFEEAITAGPICREPVQGIKAKLVDVKLHEDAVHRGPAQVIPAVRQAVQAGILMANPTLLEPMQNVFIQVPQDQMGGAMSEIQGRRGVILSMETQGDMITIKAKMPVAEMFGFAGAIRSATEGRALWSTEFAGFEPIPANLMLDTVRQIRTRKGLKPEMPTPSDYLKA; from the coding sequence ATGGGCAAGAGAAAGAAGATCGCAGAGCGTGTGATTGCTCTGATGGACAGGCCCGAGATGATCAGAAACATCGGGATTGTCGCGCATATAGATCATGGCAAGACGACGCTATCAGACAACCTCCTGGCAGGCGCGGGGATGATCTCCATGGAGCTCGCCGGGAAGCAGCTCTTCATGGACTTCGACCCTCTCGAGCAGGCGAGGGGCATAACGATAGATGCCGCAAACGTCTCCATGGTCCATGAGTATGAGGGGAAGGAGTATCTGATCAACATGATCGATACTCCTGGGCACGTGGATTTCGGTGGCGACGTCACACGAGCGATGCGCGCTGTTGATGGCGCTGTCGTTGTTGTGGATGCGGTTGAGGGCGCAATGCCGCAGACGGAGACCGTTCTGAGGCAGGCGCTTCGCGAGGGCGTTCGTCCTGTTCTGTTCGTGAACAAGGTCGACAGGATGATCAACGAGCTCAAGGTTGAGAAGAAGGAGATGGCAGTTCGTCTCGGAAAGGTCATCGACAGCATCAACAAGCTCATCAGGAGCATGGACGAGGAGCACTACAAGGCCGGCTGGAGGCTGGATGCTGCAAACGGCAGCGTGGCATTCGGCTCAGCCCTCTACAACTGGGCCATAAGCGTTCCGCAGATGAAGAAGACCGGCATAGGCTTTGATCAGGTCTACGAGTACTGCCGCTCGGATCGGATGAAGGAGCTGGCACAGAAGTGTCCTCTCTATGTTGCGGTCAACGACATGATAATCCGCTTCCTGCCGAGCCCGCTCGAGGCCCAGAAGAACAGGATCAGGGTCATATGGAAGGGCGACTGGAACAGCCCTGTGGGAAAGGCCATGGCGGCATGCGATCCGAACGGACCGGTGGCGTTCATGGTCACAAAGATCAAGGTGGATCCGCATGCGGGAGAGGTCGCAACAGGACGGCTCTTCTCAGGCACGCTTGTTCGCGGCATGGAGCTTCACATCTCAGGGGTGCCACATACAAACAGGATCCAGCAGACAGGCATCATGATGGGGGCTGAGCGGATAGAGGTCGAGAGGATTCCTGCAGGAAACATCGCAGCAGTCACAGGCCTGAGAGACGCGATCGTCGGCTCGACAGTTTCGAGCGATCCGAACATGACACCGTTCGAGGTGATCAAGCATGTATCAGAGCCGGTCATGACGGTCGCGGTCGAGGCTAAGAACATGCGCGATCTCCCCAAGCTCATAGAGGTCCTCCGCCAGACAGCAAAAGAGGATCCTACGCTCCAGATAACGATCAATGAGGAGACGGGCGAGCATCTCATGGCAGGGATGGGCGAGCTCCACCTGGAGATCGTGGCGACCAGGATCCAGAGGGACAAGGGAGTCGAGATAAAGACATCCCCCCCGATCGTGGTCTACAGGGAGTCTGTGACCGGCAAGGCAGGGCCTGTCGAGGGCAAGTCTCCAAACCATCACAACAGGTTCTACATAGAGATAGAGCCGCTGGAGCCTGGCGTGATCGAGGTCCTCAAGGAAGGAAAGATCAACATGAAGATGGAGGAGGTCGAGCGCAGGAAGATCCTGATCGACGCGGGCATGGACAAGGAAGAGGCCAGGAACGTGGTCAACTTCATCGGAACCAATATGTTCCTTAACATGACAAAGGGCGTCCAGTACCTCAAGGAGACAATGGAGCTCATACTCGAGGGCTTCGAGGAGGCGATAACTGCAGGTCCGATCTGCAGGGAGCCGGTTCAGGGTATAAAGGCGAAGCTTGTGGATGTAAAGCTCCATGAGGATGCTGTCCACAGAGGACCCGCTCAGGTGATACCCGCGGTCAGGCAGGCGGTCCAGGCCGGAATACTCATGGCGAACCCGACGCTGCTGGAGCCGATGCAGAACGTCTTTATACAGGTGCCCCAGGACCAGATGGGAGGGGCCATGTCCGAGATCCAGGGACGTCGCGGTGTGATCCTGAGCATGGAGACTCAGGGGGACATGATCACGATCAAGGCCAAGATGCCTGTCGCAGAGATGTTCGGATTTGCAGGCGCGATCCGGTCCGCCACAGAGGGCAGGGCGCTCTGGTCCACAGAGTTCGCAGGCTTCGAGCCGATCCCGGCAAACCTGATGCTGGATACGGTTCGGCAGATCAGGACCAGAAAGGGATTGAAGCCTGAGATGCCGACGCCAAGCGACTATCTCAAGGCGTGA
- the tuf gene encoding translation elongation factor EF-1 subunit alpha translates to MAETKPHLNLAFIGHVDHGKSTLVGRMMYEMGAIDEHTIEEYRKEAAAKGKATFEFAWVMDSLKEERERGVTIDIAHQRFDTDKYYFTVVDCPGHRDFVKNMITGASQADAAVLVVAAPDGVMAQTKEHVFLARTLGVTQLIVAINKMDATEPPYDEKRFKEVKEEVGKLLRMVGYKVDEIPFIPVSAYNGDNVVKHSDKTKWYTGPTILDALNALKEPQKPVNLPLRIPVQDVYTISGVGTVPVGRVETGVLKKGDKVIFEPAHVTGEVKSIEMHHQEIPEAYPGDNIGWNVRGISKNDIKRGDVCGHVDNPPTVAKEFTAQIVVLQHPSAISAGYTPVFHCHTAQVACTITEIKAKLDPRTGSVKEQNPAFIKTGDAAIIAVRPTKPMVIEKVKEIPQLGRFAIRDMGMTIAAGMCQNVTPR, encoded by the coding sequence ATGGCAGAGACAAAGCCTCACCTTAATCTGGCATTCATCGGACACGTTGACCATGGCAAGTCAACGCTTGTCGGAAGGATGATGTATGAGATGGGGGCCATCGATGAGCACACCATCGAGGAGTACAGGAAGGAAGCTGCTGCAAAGGGCAAGGCGACATTCGAGTTCGCCTGGGTCATGGACAGCCTGAAGGAGGAGCGCGAGAGGGGTGTGACGATCGATATAGCTCACCAGCGCTTCGATACCGACAAGTACTACTTCACGGTGGTCGACTGCCCCGGTCACAGGGATTTCGTGAAGAACATGATCACAGGCGCCAGCCAGGCTGATGCTGCGGTGCTGGTTGTTGCTGCGCCCGATGGCGTGATGGCCCAGACGAAGGAGCATGTCTTCCTCGCAAGGACTCTTGGCGTGACACAGCTGATAGTGGCCATAAACAAGATGGACGCGACAGAGCCGCCATACGATGAGAAGAGGTTCAAGGAGGTTAAGGAGGAGGTCGGCAAGCTCCTGAGGATGGTCGGGTACAAGGTCGATGAGATCCCGTTCATACCGGTGTCTGCTTACAACGGTGATAATGTCGTGAAGCACAGCGATAAGACCAAGTGGTACACAGGGCCGACCATACTGGATGCTCTGAACGCGCTGAAGGAGCCGCAGAAGCCGGTGAACCTCCCGCTCCGCATACCTGTGCAGGATGTTTACACGATCTCAGGCGTCGGTACGGTGCCAGTAGGGCGTGTTGAGACCGGCGTGCTCAAGAAGGGCGACAAGGTCATATTCGAGCCCGCACACGTCACAGGCGAGGTCAAGTCCATAGAGATGCATCACCAGGAGATCCCCGAGGCGTACCCCGGAGACAACATCGGGTGGAACGTCAGGGGCATCAGCAAGAACGACATCAAGAGAGGCGATGTCTGCGGTCACGTCGACAATCCGCCGACAGTGGCGAAGGAGTTCACAGCCCAGATCGTGGTGCTGCAGCATCCGAGCGCGATCTCCGCTGGCTACACACCTGTCTTCCACTGCCATACCGCGCAGGTGGCGTGCACGATAACAGAGATCAAGGCCAAGCTCGATCCCAGGACAGGCTCTGTAAAGGAGCAGAACCCGGCGTTCATAAAGACGGGTGACGCTGCAATCATCGCTGTCAGGCCAACAAAGCCGATGGTGATCGAGAAGGTCAAGGAGATCCCGCAGCTCGGCAGGTTTGCGATCAGGGATATGGGCATGACGATCGCCGCGGGCATGTGCCAGAACGTGACTCCAAGATAA
- the rpsJ gene encoding 30S ribosomal protein S10, whose amino-acid sequence MQKARIRLSGTNPATLDDICNQVRGIAQRTGVHMAGPIPLPTKRLVVPCRKSPDGEGSATWDHWEMRVHKRLIDLDADERALRQLMRIQVPKNVNIEIVLES is encoded by the coding sequence ATGCAAAAGGCGAGGATACGGCTCTCCGGGACGAACCCCGCGACGCTTGATGACATATGCAACCAGGTGCGCGGGATCGCCCAGAGGACTGGAGTGCACATGGCGGGCCCGATTCCGCTCCCGACCAAGAGGCTGGTGGTTCCCTGCCGCAAGAGCCCTGATGGAGAGGGCTCTGCGACCTGGGATCACTGGGAGATGAGGGTTCACAAGCGGCTGATAGACCTGGATGCGGATGAGAGGGCACTGAGGCAGCTCATGCGGATCCAGGTTCCCAAGAACGTGAACATCGAGATAGTGCTCGAAAGTTAG
- the engB gene encoding GTP-binding protein EngB, whose amino-acid sequence MCEIVLVGRSNVGKSTLFRALTGERVPIGRRPGVTVRPYSVRIGSLTYIDMPGYGFMKYRSWREQERVRDLIVRYLEDHADRIITAVQVTDAASFLEIAERWESRGEVPVEIEMWEFLCDLKLNPILAANKIDRIANREQVLDWIAERLGMEPPWRRWEDRIAPISAKRGEIEPLRHLIKSRMETSRSRC is encoded by the coding sequence ATGTGCGAGATAGTTCTGGTCGGCAGGTCGAATGTGGGCAAGTCCACGCTCTTCAGAGCTCTGACCGGTGAGAGGGTCCCCATCGGAAGAAGGCCGGGGGTGACTGTGCGACCGTATTCTGTCAGAATCGGCAGCCTGACGTATATCGACATGCCAGGCTACGGGTTCATGAAGTACCGGAGCTGGAGGGAGCAGGAGCGCGTCAGGGATCTCATAGTGAGGTACCTCGAGGATCATGCTGACAGGATAATAACAGCAGTACAGGTCACAGATGCGGCGTCGTTCCTGGAGATCGCGGAGAGGTGGGAGAGCAGGGGCGAGGTGCCTGTGGAGATCGAGATGTGGGAGTTTCTATGCGATTTGAAGCTCAATCCGATACTCGCGGCGAACAAGATCGATCGGATAGCGAACAGAGAGCAGGTGCTGGACTGGATCGCGGAGCGTCTCGGCATGGAGCCGCCCTGGAGGCGATGGGAGGATCGCATAGCCCCGATATCTGCGAAGCGCGGCGAGATCGAGCCGCTCAGGCATCTTATAAAATCAAGGATGGAGACCAGCAGGAGCAGATGCTGA